The nucleotide sequence AGCAGTCATTCTCATATTTTAAACAACACATTAATCGGCCGCAGATACCTGATATTTTCGTAGGGTTTAGGGATAAACTTTGTTCTTTAGCCATTCTTATGGAAACGGGTTCAAAGTCCCCTAAGAAGGCGGAGCAACATAAAACCCGGCCACAGCAGCCAAGTCCACCAAGCATTTTAGCTTCATCTCTTACTCCAATTTGCCGCAACTCAATCCTCGTTTTAAAAATAGCAGCTAAATCTTTTACTAACTCCCGAAAATCCACTCTACCTTCAGCTGTAAAATAAAAAATTATTTTACTTACATCAAAGGTATATTCTACATCGATTAGTTTCATGGGGAGATGATGTTCAGTTATTTTTTTAGCACAGATTTGAAACGCTTCTTTTTCCTTTGCTTGATTTATTTTGGCCTGTTCTTTATCTTCCTCTGTAGCTACCCGGACAACTTCTTTTAATGGAGTTACGATTTCGTCCCCGTCTACTAGCTTTGGGGCAACTACAACTTCACCAAATTCAATACCTCTAGCAGTTTCCACAACAACTTTGCTATTTAAAGTTATATCAAATTCTCCGGGGTTAAAATAATAGATTTTCCCAGCTTTTTTAAACCTCACTCCTACAACATTCACTTTATTATCTCCCATACATCCTGCCCCTTTGATCTGATCAATTTTTACTTATTGTACATAGTTTTAAAAATAAAACATCTAAAGTTAGTCTTGAATTAGCATTCTGCTTTAATCTTTTTAAAGCTTGAGCAACAAGCATTATTGCCTTTTGAGCTATTAAACTGCAGCTCTCTCTATCTTCATAATTGTGTTGTTCTTCTAATAATAATTGTTGATTCTGGACTAATTTCAATTCCTTTGTTTTAGCCCAAATGAGCAGATCTCGATACCAGTAAAGCAAAAAGCCTAAAAAAACTTGTAGTTCATCGCTTTTTCCTAGTTGGGCACTTAAGTTTAATAATTCCAAGTAATTTTCTTGTCGGATCAGTTCCAGTACTTTTTTTAGCAAATCCACTTGATCTCCTTCAGCATTTTGCTGCCGGATTTTTAAAGCTTGGCTAACGCTGCCTCCCGCCAGCTGGCTTAAAAAATAGACTTCTTTTTCAGGAACAGCAAACTCATCCCGCAAAATTTCCTGAATTACTCCAGAAGCTAATAAGTTAAAGCGGACAATTTGGCATCTGGAAATTATAGTTGTCAGCAAACCATAGGTGCTGTCTGCAGTTAAGATAAATATAGTTTGGCTTGGAGGTTCTTCTAATATTTTTAACAAACTGTTTGCTGCTTCTTCCGTCATTTTATGTGCATCATTTATAATTATAACCTTATATTTACTTTCTAGTTGCTTAAAAGCACTTAATGCTTTAATTTCCCTAATTTGGTCTATTTTAATCGATGTTCCTTGAGGTTCAGTGAAATACAAGTCAGGATGATTGCCATGTTCGTTTTTCAGGCAAGATAAACAATGTCCACAATGGGCAGCGTCATCTCCACGATCTAAGCAGTGTAAGGAAGCTGCGAAAGCATAAGCAGTTGTCTTTTTTCCTGTACCTTTGGGCCCTAAAAATAGATAAGCATGGCTAATATTAGTGCTTTTTAAAACTGCTTCCAATTGTTCTATGGCCTGCTGCTGACCCTTTATCTGCCTTAAGTTTTTCATACTTCCTCCAAATGCAGAAAATCTTGCACCAAACTTCTAACTAGCCGGTGAATTTCTTCGATGGTACCTTCAGCCCCAATAATTTTAATTCTTTTCGGTTCTTCTTCAGCTAAAGCTAAATACCCTGCCCGCAGGCGGCGGTGAAAATCTAAGGATTCTTGTTCCAGCCGGTCTAAACATTGCCGGCCCTTATATCTGCATTTTAAACGTTCTAATCCCTTTGCAGGGTCTAAATCTAATAAAATAGTTAGATCAGGCTGGAGCCCAAGGGCCGCATAACTGTTAATCTGTTGAATTTGCTTTTTGTTTAAGCCTCGGCCAACACCTTGATAAACAACGCTAGAGTCGCTAAAGCGGTCGGAAATTACTATTTTACCAGCTTCTAAAGCTGGATAAATTAATTCCCCTACATGTTGGGCACGGCTGGCTGCATATAATAAAACTTCTGTCAGTGGCTTCATTTTAATGTTCTCCGGGTCCAGGAGCAAATCCCTTATTTTTTCAGCTAGTGGCGTTCCGCCAGGCTCTCTAGTTAATACTACCTGAAAGCCTAAACTCTGAAAATATTTAGACAAAAGATTTGCTTGGGTTGATTTCCCAGCCCCATCGGGACCTTCAATTGTGATAAATTTCCCCTGCAAAATAAGTTCTCTCCTTTAGTAGGATAGCATAAAATTAGTTATCTATGATTCTAACAGTTTTCAGTTCCGGGTCGCTTAACCCTTGCCACTGTATTTTAAATGCTTTTAGTTTGGCAATTGCTTCCATTAAATTAGCATCAATTAGCTCTCCCGGGCAGATTAAAGGGATGCCGGGAGGGTAGGGAATAATTGTTTCCCCGCAGACTTGTCCCTGTGCCTGGAACCAAGGAACCTTCTTTGATGAGCTAAAAAAAGCCTCTCTAGGGGGCACTATCACCTTAGGCAAAGGATATCCTTCGGTTAAAGATAGATAATCCAAACCGCTAAGCCTACTATCATTTGTTCTGTATATTTGACTAATTTCCTTTAAAGCTGTAATTAATTGCCCAATTGACTGTTCCTGATCGTTAATGGTAACCATGGCAAGAACATAAAACTCCTTTGCCATTTCCAAATCTATTTGATACTTCAACCGTAAAATTTGTTCTAATTTGTAGCCGCTCATTTGGCGGCAGCCAATTACCAGCTTAGTGGGATCATAATTTAAACCTAATTGCTGTACTTCTGCTCCAAGGCACCAAAAACCTTTTAGTTTATTGATTTCATCCCTTGCATACTGAGCTAGTTCCACAGTTTTACCGTAATTAATGTTTCCGGCCTCTAGCCGGTGCCGACAAGCATCTAGTGAAGCTAATAATATATAGGACGGACTGGTACTTTGTACCAGACCTAATGCTTCCCTTATTTTAATTTTATCTTCAGCTTTACTAAGGTGCAGCATTGCTGTCTGAGTTAAAGAACCTAAAGTCTTATGAGTTCCATGGACTACAGCATCTGCCTTTAATTCTAGAGCAGATGGAGGAAAAGCAGTATGGAAATAAAAATGGGCTCCATGGGCCTCATCTACAATTAAACGCTGTTTACTCCGGCAGGCAATTTCCCTTATTTCTCCTAATTTGCCAGCTAAACCTAAGTAAGTTGGATTAGTTAGGCATAGTGCAGTAATATCCTTGTTCTCCCTTAGTGCGGAGATAATATCTTCTTCCCTAGGAGGTAAGAAAATTCCAGCTGCTGTTATTTTAGACTCCAGGTAAACAGGAACAGCGCCACTTAAAATCAGCCCATTTAAAACTGATTTGTGGGCTATTCGAGGTACTAGTACTTTGGACCTAGGCGGGCAAAAGGCCAGCATAGCTGCTTCAATGCCTGCAGTTGCTCCATTAACTAGAAAGAAGGTAGCTTCAGCCTTAAATAGTTGAGCAGCCAGTGTTTCTGCTTCTCCAATTACACCTTGAGGCTGATGTAAGTCATCTAATCCGGGTATTTCTGTTAAATCTGCCTGAAAAACTTTTGCACCCAGGAGCTGCTCCAGCCTTGAATTATTAAGAAAACCTTTATGTCCTGGCATATGGAACCTAACCCGGTCTTGTCCAAGATGCTCCATAATTTTTTCCACCAAAGGCATTTTTATTTCCATTCCTGAAACACCTCTTTAATTTAATAATTGTACCATATTGGTCAGGAACATGCCACGCTTTGCAAAAGTAACAAAATTTTTTGCAAAGTATGTGAAAAAGGAGGGATACTATATTCTTAGGAGAATAATTTTTATAAATTAGATGGAAAGGAGCTAAAAAATGATAACTGACTTAAAGTATAATGAACTTGCAGCGGAGCTGCTTGAACAGCTGCCTAAAGGAGCCTTTTTAACTGTAAAAAATCAGGATAAAACAAACACAATGATTATTGGCTGGGGTAATATCGGTTATATATGGAAAAAGCCCATTTTTACGGTTCTCGTTAGATATTCAAGATATACATATCCTTTGTTAGAAAAAGCCCAGGAATTTACTGTTAGTGTCCCTCTTAAAAAAGATCTAAAGAAAGCCATCGCCTTCTGTGGATCCAAATCAGGCAGGGATTTTGATAAATTTAAGGAATGCAATCTGACTCTAGAGCCGGGGAAGGTTCTGGAAACACCCATTATTGGAGAATGTGAATTGCATTATGAATGCAAGGTCATTTATCAGCAAGCTATGGAACCTGCTTTACTGGATAAGGATTGCAAAACCAGTATGTACCCTGAAGGAGACTATCACGTTATGTACTTTGGAGAGATAGTAGCCTGCTACAAAAAAGAATAGACTCATAAAAAACTCCTTGCCCTCAAGCAAGGAGTTTTTTATGGGCAAACTTTACTGCCATAATTTTTTTAGTTTGCCCATATACAAGGCATATTTATCATCAGTAGTTTCTAAATTTGTTAATTCCAAGGAGCATTGGTGGCAAATAAAAATTCCCTTTATTACCACACCGCCTATTATCCCATCGTTAGGAACTGAATCACAAATAATACAGCGCGGCAGCAAATTACTAGCTTCAGTCATTTTATTCACCTGCTTTTCTGACATTAATTGCTTAGATAGATAAAGCAGGTTCGCACAAAACCTGCTTTATCCAGTGTAGCCTGCTAGGAATCCTGTTAAAACTAGAGCTGCAACTAATGCAATAATTGAAGCAATTGTCGGGGAATAATTAATAACCCCCTGTTAATATATTGCCCTTTTTGAGAAGTGTTCATACTTCTAATTTTTTGGGGCTTGGCTGCTGTGTTGTATTCCATTTACATCTACATAATAATCGTTTTGATAAATTAATTCTGAAACAGGTACAATTTTAAAGCCTTTCTTTTGTAATTCTGCTATGATAGGGCCCAATGCTTCCGGAGTGTACTTACCGTCATTATGAAATAGTACAATACTTCCATTTTTCACTTTTTTTAGGACTCTATTTTGAATTTCATTAGCTGATAGGTTTTTCCAGTCCAGGGAATCAACATCCCATTGAATAACATGGTAGCCCAGACGTTGAGCAACAGTTATGACTGTGTTATTATAGCTGCCAAAGGGTGGCCGGAAAAGAATAGGTTTAAATTTAGTCAGTTTGTAAATCATTTCACTGTTCGCAGTTAATTCCTTTTCCATTTGCTGCTCTGACAGTTTCTTGAAATCAGGATGAGTGGTAGAATGTAACCCTATTTCATGTCCTCTCTTAACAATTTCCTGGGCTTTGTCTGGGTATTCTTTTAGCCAGATATTAACTAAAAAGAAAGTTGTTTTTACTTTATATTTGTCTAATATGTCCAATATTTTGGGAGTTCTTTCAGCTCCCCAGGATGCATCGAAGGAAATGGCAACTTTCGGCTCTTTCGTATCCACGCTATAGATAGGATGAAGTTTTTTTATTCCTGTTACAAAACCAGCTAAAGTTTCTGTAGACCCAGCAAAAGGACCGCCAGTCAAAAACCCGCCAAAAACAAGTAAACTAATGCCGATCACAAGAAGTCTCAAGGATTTGCGGCGTAATGCAAAAACTCTCATGCTTAATACCCCCTAGAAATTAAACCCTAGTGCATTCTATTGGATTTAACCTTTTGCTATGCCTGTTGGGAAATTTTACTCAGGTTTTGTCATTACAATTTTAACTATAAGCTAGAATAT is from Bacillota bacterium LX-D and encodes:
- a CDS encoding polysaccharide deacetylase family protein: MRVFALRRKSLRLLVIGISLLVFGGFLTGGPFAGSTETLAGFVTGIKKLHPIYSVDTKEPKVAISFDASWGAERTPKILDILDKYKVKTTFFLVNIWLKEYPDKAQEIVKRGHEIGLHSTTHPDFKKLSEQQMEKELTANSEMIYKLTKFKPILFRPPFGSYNNTVITVAQRLGYHVIQWDVDSLDWKNLSANEIQNRVLKKVKNGSIVLFHNDGKYTPEALGPIIAELQKKGFKIVPVSELIYQNDYYVDVNGIQHSSQAPKN
- a CDS encoding aminotransferase class I/II-fold pyridoxal phosphate-dependent enzyme, translating into MEIKMPLVEKIMEHLGQDRVRFHMPGHKGFLNNSRLEQLLGAKVFQADLTEIPGLDDLHQPQGVIGEAETLAAQLFKAEATFFLVNGATAGIEAAMLAFCPPRSKVLVPRIAHKSVLNGLILSGAVPVYLESKITAAGIFLPPREEDIISALRENKDITALCLTNPTYLGLAGKLGEIREIACRSKQRLIVDEAHGAHFYFHTAFPPSALELKADAVVHGTHKTLGSLTQTAMLHLSKAEDKIKIREALGLVQSTSPSYILLASLDACRHRLEAGNINYGKTVELAQYARDEINKLKGFWCLGAEVQQLGLNYDPTKLVIGCRQMSGYKLEQILRLKYQIDLEMAKEFYVLAMVTINDQEQSIGQLITALKEISQIYRTNDSRLSGLDYLSLTEGYPLPKVIVPPREAFFSSSKKVPWFQAQGQVCGETIIPYPPGIPLICPGELIDANLMEAIAKLKAFKIQWQGLSDPELKTVRIIDN
- a CDS encoding flavin reductase family protein, which encodes MITDLKYNELAAELLEQLPKGAFLTVKNQDKTNTMIIGWGNIGYIWKKPIFTVLVRYSRYTYPLLEKAQEFTVSVPLKKDLKKAIAFCGSKSGRDFDKFKECNLTLEPGKVLETPIIGECELHYECKVIYQQAMEPALLDKDCKTSMYPEGDYHVMYFGEIVACYKKE
- the holB gene encoding DNA polymerase III subunit delta'; the encoded protein is MKNLRQIKGQQQAIEQLEAVLKSTNISHAYLFLGPKGTGKKTTAYAFAASLHCLDRGDDAAHCGHCLSCLKNEHGNHPDLYFTEPQGTSIKIDQIREIKALSAFKQLESKYKVIIINDAHKMTEEAANSLLKILEEPPSQTIFILTADSTYGLLTTIISRCQIVRFNLLASGVIQEILRDEFAVPEKEVYFLSQLAGGSVSQALKIRQQNAEGDQVDLLKKVLELIRQENYLELLNLSAQLGKSDELQVFLGFLLYWYRDLLIWAKTKELKLVQNQQLLLEEQHNYEDRESCSLIAQKAIMLVAQALKRLKQNANSRLTLDVLFLKLCTISKN
- a CDS encoding stage 0 sporulation family protein gives rise to the protein MGDNKVNVVGVRFKKAGKIYYFNPGEFDITLNSKVVVETARGIEFGEVVVAPKLVDGDEIVTPLKEVVRVATEEDKEQAKINQAKEKEAFQICAKKITEHHLPMKLIDVEYTFDVSKIIFYFTAEGRVDFRELVKDLAAIFKTRIELRQIGVRDEAKMLGGLGCCGRVLCCSAFLGDFEPVSIRMAKEQSLSLNPTKISGICGRLMCCLKYENDCYEKARERVPEIGTMVATPIGSGKVIEANLLKEKVRVVFPDNQIEEFPTSMITIEGKALEIPACPGGKCHEADGNCD
- a CDS encoding sigma factor G inhibitor Gin encodes the protein MTEASNLLPRCIICDSVPNDGIIGGVVIKGIFICHQCSLELTNLETTDDKYALYMGKLKKLWQ
- the tmk gene encoding dTMP kinase, which codes for MQGKFITIEGPDGAGKSTQANLLSKYFQSLGFQVVLTREPGGTPLAEKIRDLLLDPENIKMKPLTEVLLYAASRAQHVGELIYPALEAGKIVISDRFSDSSVVYQGVGRGLNKKQIQQINSYAALGLQPDLTILLDLDPAKGLERLKCRYKGRQCLDRLEQESLDFHRRLRAGYLALAEEEPKRIKIIGAEGTIEEIHRLVRSLVQDFLHLEEV